From Polynucleobacter paludilacus:
CGCATCATTAATGAAGTGCGTGGCATCAATCGAGTCGTCTATGACATTAGCGGTAAACCACCAGCAACCATAGAGTGGGAATAAAGCATATGAATCTATTAAAGCGCATCTCTATCATCACTTTGGTTTTAGCTATTACTGCTTGTGGAGCTCCACTAGGTTACGAGATAGGCAGTTCAATATCTGCTCCAAACCCTTTACCAGCTGTGCGTGCACCTCAAGTTGGACAAGAGTGGGTTTACTCTAAAAAGAATGTTTTTAATGGCAAAGAGTTAGGCATTATTACTGAGCGGGTCTCTAGTGTTGGCGATCAAATCACGATCTCTAGAACAACTGCTGACGGTGGTCAATTGCCATCCGAGATTCAAGGCCCATGGGGAATGATTTCAACAGATCCTCATTGGTCCAGAGTCATTAGCTATAGCCCAGCCATTCCTTTATGGCCACAAAATCTTTCAGGCAATTGGAGTAAGCAAGTTAATACTAATTATCAAATTGCAGGTTACTCTGGCAACTTCTATAACTGGACTTTGTACATGAGCTCTAGTGGTTGGGAGCAGATTACCGTTCCAGCTGGTACATTCACTGCACTACGTTTCCAGAACCTCATTAATTTTGAAAATGCTGACCCGAATAAAGTCGATTGCATTCGTAAAGAAACTATTTGGTTTGCCCCACAAATCGGTCGCTGGGTAGCCCGCGAGTCTACAGGTTCTTGCAGAATTCAAGGGCAGATTAACAATGAGTCACTTGAGGACACTACCCAGTGGCAGCTCCAGAGTTACAAGTAAATCTGGGGCGTAGGGCATTGCTGCTCACTGCAGCAAGCCTTCCTGTGGCTTGTATTTCTTCGCTGCCTTTTCCGCAAGGGGTGACTGAGCCTCAGCCCTTTAACGTTCAGATGAGGCCTCCGCAGGTCGGTCAACAATGGGTTTATAACGTTAGGAATGTGTTTAACAGCTTACCTGTCGATACCATCACTGAAACTGTAGTTTCGGTTGGCAATCAGATTCGCATATCCCGAGTTGGGAACAAACTGGGCACCTTGCAAGATGAAATTCAGAGTCCTTGGGGATTTGTTTTGCAGGATCCTCATTGGAATCCACCCCAACAATTGCAGAGGGCAATCCCACTTTGGCCAGAGGAATTGAGGGCGGGATGGTCTGGCTCCTATCAAACACGCTATGAGGTGCTTGGCTATCCTGATAGCTCATATTACTGGGGCTTAAATATCGATGCTCAGACTTGGGAAAGTGTGCAAGCACCTGCTGGCGATTTTCTGACTCTGAAATACCATAGTAGCGCGCCTGCATTCCAAAGTAATGATTTTTCTCGTTTAGCTAACTGGCGGGATGAAGATGTGTGGTTGTCCCCCAAAATTGGACGCTGGGTCATCAGAAGAAGTTCGGGCCGTTATATCTTGGCTGGTATGAATATCGCAGGCGCTCTCTGGGAAGATTATCTCGAGAGCGAGCTTGTTTCTTGGAAATAAGCTCTTTTTAATAAAACAATATGTATACCGTTAAAGAACTTTTCCCAACCCTACAAGGTGAGGGCGCGCATACAGGCCGGGCTGCGATCTTTTGTCGCTTTACTGGATGTAATTTATGGAGTGGGCGCGAAGAAGATCGTGCCACATCCCAATGTCAATTTTGCGATACTGATTTTGTGGGTTTTGATGGTGATGGTGGCGGAAAGTTTGAGACTTCCGAGAGTCTTGCCCATGCAATTGAGCTCGCATGGCTCTCAACCAATGCTGGACCTCAGCAACGTTATGTTGTCTTTACCGGTGGCGAGCCTTTACTTCAGTTGGACAGAGATCTAATTGATGTGCTTCACCACAAAGGTTTTGAGGTGGCGATTGAGACGAACGGAACACTTAAAGTTCCTGCAGGTGTTGATTGGGTTTGTGTCAGCCCCAAAGCCGGAACCGATTTAGTGGTGTTGCAAGCAGATGAGATTAAGCTGGTCATTCCTCAGTTTGGGCATGAAAACTTAGAAAATCTACTCGCCCGCTTTGAGAAGATGGATTACCGCAACCGCTATCTGCAGCCGATGGATGGTCCTCAATTAAGAGAAAATACCCAATTGGCGATTCAGCTGTGTCAAAAACGCCCTTTATGGCGCCTGAGTGTGCAAACTCATAAGATAATTGGCATTCGGTAATTATTTCAAGAAAAGTATCTCCCCATGAAGCCAGCGCCTATTTCCATTACCCGTCGTCTAGAGTTTGATGCAGGTCATCGTATCCCGAATCATGACGGCCAGTGCAAACATCTTCATGGGCATCGCTATGCAATTGAGATTACATTGTCTGGTGAGATTGCTAATCATCCAGGTCAAGCTGATGACGGCATGGTCTTAGACTTCTCTGATATCAAGCGTTTGAGCAATCAGCATGTGGTTGAGCCATGGGATCATGCATTCTTAGTGGCCAAAGAAGATACAGGCCTAGTAGATTTTCTGAACACTCTACCTAATCACAAAACAGTGGTGATGGACCATGTCCCGACAGTTGAAAACTTAGCGCAAGCGGCTTTCAATATCATGTCGCCTTTATTTGATCAAGCCTTTGCTGGGCGCTTGCATCTGACGGCAATTCGGCTTTATGAGACCCCTAATTGTTGGGCAGACGTCCATCGCCCTTAATGATGTCCACCGAGCTTGATCACCAGTTCATGATGCAAGCTTTAGAGCAGGCTAAGTTGGCTGCTCAGGCTGGAGAAGTTCCGGTGGGGGCCGTCTTAGTCCATGATGGGGTGGTTATCTCTAAGGCATTTAATCGCCCAATCGGAACTCATGATCCTAGCGCCCATGCTGAAATACTGGCCCTCAGATCTGCCGCTGGAGCGCTGAAAAACTACCGTTTGCCTGGTAGCACTCTGTACGTAACCCTAGAGCCCTGTGCGATGTGTGCTGGAGCAATGCTCCATGCTAGAGTAGATAGAGTCGTTTATGGCGCGCGCGACCCAAAAACGGGCGCTGCTGGGAGTGTGGTGGATATTTTCTCAATCAATCAATTGAATCATCAAACCACCGTTGACGGCGGCATATTAGAGTCAGAGTGTGGGCAGGTGCTGAGGGATTTCTTTAGGGAGCGGCGTTGAAAAAAATTCATGTAATTGCTCCTTCTGGCGCAAATCCTGATCAAAAAAGTCCCCTTGGAGCTATTGAGTGGTTCAAGCGACAAGGTTTTGAGGTTCAGAATACCGATTGCATTGAGCGTAGGCATCAACGTTTTTCTGGAGTGGATGCAGAACGTTTAGCTGAAATCAATCAGATTAGTAAACTTTCAGGCGATCACTTAGTGCTAGCGATGCGCGGTGGATATGGTTTGCATCGTTTACTACCCGATATTGAATGGCAGCAAATTGCAAACGCCATTCAAAATGGACTTCAGGTATGTGGTCATAGCGACTTTACTGTCTTCCAGTTGGGTTTACTGGCAAAAACTGGCGCAGTCTCTTTGGCTGGCCCAATGCTGAACTATGATTTCGGCTCCAAAGAAGACCAGTTAGATGCTAATCCTGATGGCTTTATGTGGCAGCACTTTCAGGTGGCCATTCATGAGCGTGAATTGGATTGCACGGTAGAGGCGCAGCAAGCTTATCTTGGTAGATCTACCGCAGGAGAGCTGACTGGAACCCTCTGGGGTGGCAATTTAACGATTTTGTGTAGCCTGGTGGGAACTCCGTATTTCCCAGCGCAAAAGCAAATACAGAGTGGCATTCTGTTTCTGGAGGATGTGAATGAACATCCTTATCGAATCGAGCGCAATCTGATGCAATTGCTCGACGCGGGTATTTTGAGCTCGCAAAGCGCGATCTTAATGGGTGGATTTTCTGCGTATCGCCTTTTTGACCATGATCAGGGTTATGATCTCAATACGGTCTACGAACATCTGCGCAAGCGTCTGCCAGAAAATATTCCGCTCTTAACGGATTTACCGTTTGGACATCAAGCAAACAAAATTACTTTACCCGTTGGAGCCAGCGGTAAATTAAGTTACAAGCCCTCTGGCTTTATCTTGCGGTCCAAATGGTAAACGAGTCCAAAATGAGTCAAACCATGAAATTACTCCAAACCTGTTTAGTCGGCATGATTTTCTTCTCAGGAGTTGCTATGGCAATTGAAGAACCAAAATATACCGTGCTTGAGCAGTCAGGCTCTTTTGAGCTTCGAGCCTATGAGCCGAAGATCATCGCTGAAGTCAAAGTGAAGGGCGATATGAGTGAGGCTTCTAGCGCCGGTTTTAGGCTCATTGCAGCTTATATCTTTGGTAAGAATCAGTCCAAAGAAAAGATTGAGATGACCGCTCCGGTAACAGTGCTACCCCAAGCCGAATCCCCCACAATGAGTTCACCCGTTTTAATTAATGAGGGCACCAATGAATGGTTGGTAAGCTTTGTGATGCCAAGTTCTTTTGAACTCAATACTTTGCCAACTCCTGTTGATGAGCAGGTGCATCTCAAAAAGATCCCTGCAGAGAACAAGGCAGTGATCACTTTTTCCGGCTTTAATACTTATAGCAAGGTGGAGACCAAGACCAGTGAGCTCAAAGAATGGATGGCAAGCAAGCATCTGACACCCATAGGGCCAGCGCAATTTGCGCGTTACAACCCACCATGGACTCTGCCTTTCTTGCGCCGTAGTGAGATCATGTTTGACTATCGACCAGAGTCGAAGTGAATCTAGACTGATTTAAATGGCAGCGCTTTAGGCTTCAACGCTTTTTAAGACAAACTCAGCCCCTGAGTGATGACCCAAGACTTTAACAAGAGCGGGTAGCGCCTCCTTGAGCTTGCCTTCAAGGGTCCAGGGCGGGTTCAGAACAAACATCCCGCTGGCTTGCAGACGTCTCTCGCCCGGCGAGCTCTCGACTCTAAGCTCGGCTTGCAGCCAAGATCGTTTGTGGGCAGCAGCGATTTTCTGCAATCTATCCGGTAGCGCCGCTGATTCTCTTCTCGATAATATGGGATACCAAATGGCATAGCAGCCCGTAGCAAAGCGGCTTAGGGCTTCCTCAAGAGTAGATTCAAGATAGCGATAGTCTTGCTTATCTTCATAAGAGGGATCAATCAAGACCAGCCCACGCCGACTAGGAGGAGGCACCAAGCCTTTTAAGCGACTAAAACTATCTGCATGGTAAAGATCAATCTGCTTGTTTTGCGGCAGCTGTTGAACATTGTGTCGGAGCAAGTCAATCTCTTTAGGGTGAAGTTCAAACAGCTTTAAGCGATCTTGTGGCCGCAACATTTTTGCGATGATAAAAGGAGATCCAGGATAAAAAGCAAGCTCTTCGCTGGGATTTTCGGCAGTAATCGCTGCCATATATTCGCTAATACTGTCAGTGATTTCTGTCTGTTGATTATTGTGTAAATAGCGACTTAAGCGAAAGATGCCGCCCTCAGCCTCTTTGCTCACGGCAGCAAAGCCATCACTCAGGCTATAGATACCTGCCCCAGCATGAGTATCAATGATCGTTAAGGCGCCTTCTTTTTCTTGAAGATAGCGAATGAGCTGAATGAGCACAATGTGCTTCAGAATATCTGCATGACTCCCGGCATGAAAGGCGTGTCGATAGCTAAACATGGATTAGTGGCTGGATTTAGTATGCTGAGTTTGCACAAAGAGTGCTAGCGTGAGGGTAATCAGTAGGGCAGAGGCATATTGCAAAGGTTGATTTAAATCGGAATCCATCGTTTGTGTAAGCAATGGGTAGATCGTCAATAAACCGCAAAGTGCAACAAAGCGAGGCCACCACTTATCCAGAGCCAATTGATCATCAGGGATAAAGCTAGCCAGTAATGAACCCAGCATTCCGCACCATAGACCAATGGCTGCTGCTACAAATTCATCGCTTAACCAGTGGGCACCCACAGCGCTTCGCGATAAGCCAACCAGTCCGGCTAAAACAAATAAGCTAAGCAAGGACTTCTGCTTGTTCATACCCACTGCAAAATAAAGCCCGCTTGCTACAGCAAAAGCAGTTAAGGTATGACCTGAGGGCATGGAGTTGTAGAGCAATGCCTCGCCAATTTGATGAAAGTCTCCGCTAGTTAGAATGCTTGCGGGCCTAGGCAAATTCATGAGCGGTTTCAGAATCGCAATGACTATGCCGCCCAGTAGCGCAGAAAAGATTCCAGCACTGAGTAATCGCGGGGCCAACAAGAGCAAAGGAAAGGCAAGCGCAAATGTGCCCCAACCATTACCTAAAAAAGTGAGGCCAGTCCAAATACGGTCTGGAACATTCTGAGCGAGTTGATTAATGAATAAAAAACTGCTACTTTGCATTCCACCAAAGTAAATGAATAAACCCAAAGCTAATGGCAGAATGGGTACGCAATATTGCAATAAAGAAGGGCGTTGATATCCCATGAAATTAAGCTTGTTTGGCGAGATCAGCGCCCTGCAGTTGCAGCTCAACCTTCTCCATCACATGAGCAACGCTAATAGATTGCATGCAGACGTTATTTTGACAAGGGGTCTTGCGATGGTTGGCTGCACTGACGCAGGGTGAGCAAGCTAAGTTGGCTGTAATGGAGATAGAGTTTCCTAAGGAGCCATACAGGGCAGGGGTTTCAGGGCCAAACAAGACAATCGTTCTCAATGGTGTCACTGCAGAAAAGTGGCCTGGACCAGAATCGTTCGTTACCATCACATCCGATAGCGTATAGAGAGCAGGTAGCTCTGAGAAGCTAACTTGCCCTGCAAAGTTCAATGCATGCGCAACATTGGCAACAGAACGTACAGTCTCGACATAGGCGATTTCAGCTGGCGAACCAGTAATCAGAATCAAATCATGAGGATAGTGTTGAGCGATACGCTGAATTAGTTCGGAGAAACGTGCCTGAGCCCAGCGACGCTGTGGCAGCAAATCGCTCGCATTAGGATTAATCAGAATCAGTCGTTGTTTACCATGAATAAAAGGAATGCCAGCAACGCGTGCGAGCTTCTCAATTCGTTCAATGACTTGATATTTAACTTCAGGATCAATGACGGCCTGAGCAAGCTGTACTTCAGAATCGGCAATATGAATTTTGCTAAAAGGAACTTCAATTTCTTTAGCAAAAGCCGCATGGATCAAAGACAGAAAATTCTTAGTAATATGAATGTGCGGGTTGTAATGTACTTTGCGAGTCAACATTGTGCCGCGCCATAGGCCTTCGCCATGGAAGATGTGATAGCCGACTCGGCGCCGTGCACCACACAGGCCTGTTAATAGAGCAGTAAAACGGGAGAACAGTTCGAGGTCAATAACGGTATCGATTTTATGGCAGCGGGCGAGCCATAAAAAACGAAGAGTGTCTTTAATCAACCCACCGAGACTAGAGGAATCGATTGTAAAAATATTCTCCGGCTTGACGGTATTGAGTAAAGATAGGCTGGCGCGATTACTCTTGAAGATCAAGAAAAATAATTCTGCTCCACGAGCTTGCGCATTACGCATCGCTGGATCAACCAAAATAGCACTACCCATTTCTGATAATTCAATAAAGAGTAATTTTTTTGGAGCCTCGAGTTGAGGCGCGAAGATGCTTTTAATGCGATCCACTAATGCGATGATGGGGCTGACTATGGCGCATAAAGGAACTCCAACCCAATGGTCGATGGCACGCATGGTATTAACGCTGATACTCATAATGGGGCTCTAGAGAGAAGACTTTCGTTTTAATAGAATAAATGCACCAGGCAGCACACATAAAACTGTAAGTGCGCCATAGCTAATCGAGGCGAGTACGGTGATAGATGGGTTGACCGCCCAAAGGGTCAGAACGGAAGAGAGGGTAGCTTCTCTTAGCCCCCAACCAGAAATGCTGATGGGTAGCATTAGCAATAAGCTTAGTGCTGGCAAGCCGATCATCAAGCCGGCTAGCGGTGCTGAAGCGCCGTATGCTTTAAGACAAAAACCGAGCGCCAAGATGGTAAAGAAATGAATGCTCATGGCGACAAGCGCTTGCACAACATTGATGGGCCAAGAAAAAGCAAAATGGATACTAGGAAGGGCATCACCCATATTGAATTTCACGAGAAACTTTTGCAAAAGACTGCGCGATGGCGCCCAGGCCAAAATAGAAGCAACCAATAAGCCCGAGACGAGCATGATGGCCATCAGGCCATAGCCCAAGGCGGTCCCCCAGCTGGCTAGGGTTGCGCCACCCATCATTAAACCTAGAGCGCCCAGTAGATTGTTGCCAGCAAGACCTAAGAGTCTATCGACAAAGACCATCGCAAAGCTCAAGCGCAATTTGGGTTTAGCGTGTTGTAGGTCCACTGCATGGTGCAGCTCTTCATCTAAGACTTTCTGCTCAGTAAAGTGCCCTTGAGCATCTAGATGACTTGCTGTAATGGCTCTGTAGCTATCCCCGCCTAAGGTGCTAGGCAAGCCTTGATTGATGAGCCCACCTGCAAAATAGAGTGCAACATAATCTTTGAGGCTGGCCCGAAAGCCAGAGCGTCTCATTAAAAGACCCCAACGTAAACCGCCGGAAATAAACGCCAATACGATAGCTACACCAGCCGCTACAAACCATAAAGGCTGCATTTGAATCTCGGAATGAATCAAGGCATCCCAGTTAATTCCGCTAGTGGCCTTCCAAAGCAAGGCGACCGAAAGCAAAATTCGGATCGTAGGCCAGGCTTTCTTCAGCAGGGATTTCCACCCAGCAGGAGGATTGGGGGTGGCCACAGATTGAGGATTCATAGGCCTAAGGATAATGCTTTAGACAGCTTAACCCTTGAATTTAAAGAATTACTGCTCCAAACCCGTTTTCTGCCAATGAGTACATAGGCTAAATTCAAAACTGGATAAATTTTGGCCAAAACGCTCAATGGCAATCTGATCTAAGGGTGTGCATTCCCCAAAGGCAAATTGTTCGCCTGCCGGACCGCTGATGGGTTTATCCCTGGTTGGCTGATGAAATGACATGCCAGTCCAGTTCACTAATAGAACCGAGCTTCCCAGTGGGAGTTGCCCAAACCAAAGATCAAACTGATCTTGACGTTGATCGAGGATGAATACAGGTAGGGGATAGGCATACCAAGCAATGCGGCTACCTAAGGTCCAATTCTGAACGGCAATGCCTTGAACTTGATTAGCTCGCGCCAGCTCTGTTGCTTTTTGACCGGCTAATTTCCAGCCATAAAGGTCGGCAATCGGATTGCTCTTAATAGCAGTTGTATTCATACCGCCCGAGAGGACATAAGCAAAGCCTAGTAGACATAGTGTGATCTGCAATATCCATAGCAGCTTAATCCAAAAACGGTGCCGCATGGACCAGGTTTTTGCTAAACCAATACCGGCAAAAGGCGCCAGACAAAACCATGCAGGACTCGTCCAATGCGGTAAGCCCCCGCCACCAGAGAGTGCAGCAAAAATCCCAAAAGGAATGACAAAGAAGCCCAAGAGCGCCAGTATTGAGCGGCGACCAGTATGTAAACAATCTTTACAAAATAAAAAAGCCCCGATGATGATGAGGGGACCAAAGCAGAGCACCTGCAGACCCAAGAATGCGGCAACCCGGCGCCATGCCCAGGAAGATCCACCACCATGAGCGATTTGGTATCTGAAAGAAATCCAGTCATGGGTCCCGTTCCAATAGATCACTGGGCTGATAAGGAGTAGAGCAAGGACTAAAGCGAACCAAAATCCGCGCTGACCAATCCAAACTTTTCTGGGGTGAACGAGAAAGACGATCAATAGGGCTAATGCAGTGAAGCAGGCCGTGTATTTGCTAAGGCCTGCTAATCCCAAAAGGATGCCCAACGCAATCCAATCTCCAGTGCTGAAAGTGCCCTTTCGAATCCAGCGTAATGCCATCAACATAATGCCAACACTCAACGGGATTAATAAAGTATCGGGCAGTAAGCCAATCGCTAAAACATGGGGCAGTGGCGCAGCGATGATGCAGAGCACAGCCATCAAGCCGCAGGAATTGGCAGAGGGTAATGCGCTAGTGAGATAGCCAGCATTGCGACCTTGGATGAGGCGATGGAGTGCTTTGCTTACCAAGAAAACACCGTAGCAAGATAGTACCCACAACAATTCTGGCACCAAGCGGATGACTCCTTCATTCGAGCTCAGGCTAATTAAGGGCCACTGAATCCAGCCAACCAAAGGAGGGTGATCAAAATAGCTCAGCGCTAGGTGTCGCGCATACAGGGCGTAATGCGCTTCATCTACTGAAAATTCAACCGCAAATCCCAAGCCAAAATGAATTAGCGCAGCAATAAAGACGCTGATGATGACCCAGACAGTAGGGGGGTATTGACGCATGAAGTTCGATCCAGATTTAGCTTCATCGATTTTAGACTCACTCAGTGCAATTTTTGGGACAATTCATCTGATGTTGATCACTGCTACCTTCCGGACTGCATTTGCAATTGCCGCAGTGCTATTGATTCTGGCTTGCTCAACCGTAAATCAGGATTCCTCGGGCTCGGCTCCAGCGGAGGCTTTGCCGGTTCATGAGAGCTTACCTAAATTTTCTAATCAAGGTGGTGGTGGGATTGCAGAATCTGGCTGGAGCTTTTACCGAATCGCACCGTTTAAAAAGAATACGGTTTATCGCTTAGAGAAATATCAAGGTAAAACCGTTTTGAGTGCGAGTGCAAAAACAGCTGCATCGGGTTTGGTAGTCAAGCTTGTTCCAAGGTCAGCTCAAAACTTATGGCTGCGTTGGGAGTGGAAAGCGACCGGGACTATTCCTACAGCTGATAATGCTGATCAACAGAGTGACGACGCCCCATTGCGCATCATGGTGGCCTTTGATGGCAATAAATCAAAACTCTCTTTAAAAGAAAAAATGAACTTTGAGCTAGCTAACTTAATTAGTGGTCAAGAAATGCCCTATGCCACTCTGATGTATATTTGGTCAGGCAAGACTCCGCTCGACACCATACTTGATAATTCCCGTACTTCACGGATCAAGATGATCGTGGTGGATTCTGGGCAGGAGCATATTGGGGAATGGCGCTTGCATGAACGCGATTTATCGGCTGATTACCAAAAGGCTTACGGAGAGGCCCCAGGCAAAATCATTGGCGTAGCTTTACTAACGGATACAGACAATACCCACTCTGAAACCCGCGCCTACTATGGCGACATTGAGTTAATACGCAAATAGTGCGCAAGGATTAAGATATCCCCAACAAACTAGTTTGCTCACTCGAGCAAGACCCTCAGGAGAGTATTTTGGCAGTTACAGTAGAAAACGTTCAGACAGTATTAAGCAGCATCATGAATCCGGATACTCAAAGCGATTTAATGGCTTGTGCCTCCATTAAAAACCTGAGTGTCAGCGATAACAACATCCATGTTGATGTAGTGCTGGGTTATCCCGCTAAAAGTCAGTTTCAAACGATCAAGGATTCGGTAGTTTCGCAATTAAAAAAGATTGCGGACGTAAAAAACATTGAGGTAAATGTCAGTAGCGATATCGTTGCCCACACGGTTCAGCGCGGCGTCAAATTATTACCTGGCGTGAAAAATATCATTGCAGTCGCTAGCGGTAAAGGCGGTGTTGGGAAATCCACAACTGCAGTCAATTTGGCCTTAGCCCTTTCTGCCGAGGGTGCCAGCGTTGGAATTTTGGATGCAGACATCTATGGCCCAAGTCTACCCATGATGCTCGGCATTAGCGGGCGACCAGAAAGCAAAGCAGAAAATACTATCGAGCCCATGGAAGGTCACGGCTTGCAAGCCAGTTCTATTGGTTTCTTAATTAATGAAGATAGTCCGATGGTATGGCGTGGCCCGATGGTCACTTCTGCCCTTGAACAATTACTGCGTCAAACCCGTTGGCGCGACCTAGACTATTTAATTGTGGACATGCCACCGGGTACGGGAGATATTCAGTTAACGCTCAGTCAAAAAGTTCCCGTTACAGGTGCTGTGATTGTGACGACCCCTCAGGATATTGCCCTATTGGATGCGCGCAAGGGGCTCAAAATGTTTGAGAAGGTCGGTGTGCCGATTATTGGCATTGTGGAAAACATGAGCACCTATATTTGCCCAAGCTGTGGACATGAAGAGCATGTCTTTGGTTCGGGTGGTGGACAAAAAATGTGCAGCGACTACGGCGTTGATTTTCTTGGATCCTTACCCTTGAACATCTCGATTCGTGAGCAATCGGATGCGGGTCGCCCAACCGTCGTTGCTGAGCCAGATGGCCCAATCAGTATGGTCTATCAGCAGATCGCCCGACAAATTGCGATTCGCATTGCAGGACTCGCTAAGGATATGAGCAGTAAGTTCCCGAATATCGTGATCCAGAATACTTAAGATGAATATCTCAAGTGCGCACTAGCTCTTGAGACAAGAATCGTTGGGCCGCTGGTGTTTTAGGATTCAGAAAAAACTCACTAGTCTTTGCTACCTCTTGAATTTGACCATCAGCAATAAAAATAACCTGTTCTGCCAGTCTTTTCACTTGGGCGAGTTGGTGGGAAGAAAAAATGACCTCAAGACCATCTTGCTGATATTGCCGCATCATCGTTTCCACTTGCTCAGTAGCATGAGGATCGAGATTGGCTGTAGGCTCATCTAGTAATATCAGACTGGGCGACTGTAAAAGTGCGCGAGCCAAACAGAGCCTCTGCCTTTCACCTGCAGATAATTTTTGGGCTGGCGTATCAGCCAAGTGCTTCAGTCCTGCACGCCCCAGAGCTTGTTCGATATCAGCATCCGAGATCTTGGAATCAGTATCTCGAACCAGGGCCAGATTGGTTCTCGCAGATGCCTTAATCATGGCGGTGTGATGCAAGACTAAAGCTTTGCTCAGAGCAGAGTCAGAAAAGCGCAGGCTCCC
This genomic window contains:
- a CDS encoding DUF3047 domain-containing protein, with translation MLITATFRTAFAIAAVLLILACSTVNQDSSGSAPAEALPVHESLPKFSNQGGGGIAESGWSFYRIAPFKKNTVYRLEKYQGKTVLSASAKTAASGLVVKLVPRSAQNLWLRWEWKATGTIPTADNADQQSDDAPLRIMVAFDGNKSKLSLKEKMNFELANLISGQEMPYATLMYIWSGKTPLDTILDNSRTSRIKMIVVDSGQEHIGEWRLHERDLSADYQKAYGEAPGKIIGVALLTDTDNTHSETRAYYGDIELIRK
- the apbC gene encoding iron-sulfur cluster carrier protein ApbC — encoded protein: MAVTVENVQTVLSSIMNPDTQSDLMACASIKNLSVSDNNIHVDVVLGYPAKSQFQTIKDSVVSQLKKIADVKNIEVNVSSDIVAHTVQRGVKLLPGVKNIIAVASGKGGVGKSTTAVNLALALSAEGASVGILDADIYGPSLPMMLGISGRPESKAENTIEPMEGHGLQASSIGFLINEDSPMVWRGPMVTSALEQLLRQTRWRDLDYLIVDMPPGTGDIQLTLSQKVPVTGAVIVTTPQDIALLDARKGLKMFEKVGVPIIGIVENMSTYICPSCGHEEHVFGSGGGQKMCSDYGVDFLGSLPLNISIREQSDAGRPTVVAEPDGPISMVYQQIARQIAIRIAGLAKDMSSKFPNIVIQNT
- a CDS encoding ATP-binding cassette domain-containing protein, whose translation is MLNPSTHTQQWVEFDHILVKDRDKVILNIPHAILHLDQMTAVIGPNGAGKTTLLKLLHGLIAPDSGSLRFSDSALSKALVLHHTAMIKASARTNLALVRDTDSKISDADIEQALGRAGLKHLADTPAQKLSAGERQRLCLARALLQSPSLILLDEPTANLDPHATEQVETMMRQYQQDGLEVIFSSHQLAQVKRLAEQVIFIADGQIQEVAKTSEFFLNPKTPAAQRFLSQELVRT
- a CDS encoding glycosyltransferase family 39 protein, with the protein product MRQYPPTVWVIISVFIAALIHFGLGFAVEFSVDEAHYALYARHLALSYFDHPPLVGWIQWPLISLSSNEGVIRLVPELLWVLSCYGVFLVSKALHRLIQGRNAGYLTSALPSANSCGLMAVLCIIAAPLPHVLAIGLLPDTLLIPLSVGIMLMALRWIRKGTFSTGDWIALGILLGLAGLSKYTACFTALALLIVFLVHPRKVWIGQRGFWFALVLALLLISPVIYWNGTHDWISFRYQIAHGGGSSWAWRRVAAFLGLQVLCFGPLIIIGAFLFCKDCLHTGRRSILALLGFFVIPFGIFAALSGGGGLPHWTSPAWFCLAPFAGIGLAKTWSMRHRFWIKLLWILQITLCLLGFAYVLSGGMNTTAIKSNPIADLYGWKLAGQKATELARANQVQGIAVQNWTLGSRIAWYAYPLPVFILDQRQDQFDLWFGQLPLGSSVLLVNWTGMSFHQPTRDKPISGPAGEQFAFGECTPLDQIAIERFGQNLSSFEFSLCTHWQKTGLEQ